The Anastrepha ludens isolate Willacy chromosome 2, idAnaLude1.1, whole genome shotgun sequence genome contains a region encoding:
- the LOC128871837 gene encoding aminopeptidase Ey-like isoform X1 produces the protein MRYKRSENLEKNLVNYYTHFKMITRLRYLCVALSFMGIASRVVAFTATDALELESENSAVQLATSRYNHFRLPRSIKPQKYTLHVITHLENPENLTFVGEVAIHLIALEDTSNITLHALNLTINSNEILLHNLHAEESEQKNCVHATEINAYHDYYIMYLCEPLRKGREYILTMPFSSILNLNLRGYYRSSYVDRASNLTRWLAVTQFEPASARLAFPCFDEPDYKAKFVVILGHDKKYTALSNMPLKETRPMADKKDWVWSEFEESVPMSTYLVAYTINDFAYVNSETSLKNKVQFRTWARPDAIDQCNYAAEVGPKVLQYYEDIFNIKFPLDKIDEIAIPDFSAGAMENWGLVTYRETALLYAENVSSLESKQRVASVIAHELAHQWFGNLVTMKWWQDLWLNEGFATYVASLGIQHINPDWRALEKESVDNTLAIFKLDALKSSHPISQQINHTNKIAEIFDSISYKKGSTVLRMMHLFLGDEAFRAGLHYYLKKHAYANAEQDDLWSALTEAAHKYRTLPKSFDIKTIMDSWTLQTGYPIITVTRDYERKIAKVTQMRYLLDTVVSRNAERNCWWVPLSHTSQNENNFADTTPKNWLQCSEMSEPVTKTLRDMPSQDEWILFNVQMSGLYKVKYDGRNWNMLIETLTSEAYEKIHVINRAHLIDDALTLAWTGDQDYEIAMRLIEYLVREREYIPWKAALDNLRDVNRILRQTPDYEYFKKYMRKILAPIYVYLGGLNVTNEANVAPHTILHKELIASWACRFEVEDCIPRAQHYFKQWRGVPNPDEYNPVPKDLRSVIYCTSIRHGNEDDWQFLWARYKNSNVAAEKRTIISALGCSREIWILQRYLEWAFDSEKHIRRQDSTFAFGAVAHGEVGFHLARNYFVNNIEFLHEYYEPNGSELRRLLSPIASQMSSEREYETMRTFCDENKQLLRKVEQGVQQALETIKINAQWKERNLNEISRHLRSRVTDNVWAANPI, from the exons atgcgataCAAAAGgtcggaaaatttagaaaaaaatttagttaattat tacacaCACTTCAAGATGATTACCCGACTACGCTATCTCTGCGTAGCTTTGTCCTTCATGGGCATTGCTTCCCGAGTAGTCGCTTTCACCGCCACAGACGCCCTCGAACTAGAGAGTGAAAACTCAGCAGTGCAACTCGCTACTAGCCGTTACAACCACTTCCGTCTGCCCAGATCGATCAAACCACAAAAATACACATTACATGTGATCACACATCTTGAGAATCCCGAAAATCTCACATTTGTCGGTGAAGTTGCAATACATTTGATAGCGCTTGAGGATACAAGCAACATAACGCTGCATGCGCTCAATCTTACCATCAATAGCAACGAAATATTGCTGCACAATCTGCATGCCGAGGAGAGTGAACAGAAGAATTGTGTGCATGCCACGGAAATAAATGCCTACCATGACTACTACATCATGTATTTGTGCGAACCATTACGCAAGGGCAGGGAATACATACTCACCATGCCATTCTCGagtattttgaatttgaacttgCGTGGCTATTATCGCAGTTCATATGTAGATCGTGCGAGTAATCTAACTAG ATGGCTTGCCGTCACACAATTCGAACCAGCTTCAGCTCGTTTGGCATTTCCGTGCTTCGACGAGCCGGACTACAAAGCAAAATTTGTTGTTATACTTGGACATGATAAGAAGTACACAGCACTGAGTAATATGCCACTGAAGGAGACTCGTCCcat GGCCGACAAAAAGGATTGGGTATGGAGCGAGTTCGAAGAGTCAGTGCCCATGTCGACCTATCTAGTCGCTTATACTATCAACGATTTCGCATATGTAAACTCGGAAACTAGTTTAAAGAACAAGGTGCAATTTCGCACTTGGGCACGTCCAGACGCCATTGATCAGTGCAATTATGCGGCCGAGGTTGGTCCTAAAGTGTTGCAATACTATGAGGATATCTTCAATATAAAATTCCCTTTGGATAAAATTGATGAGATCGCTATACCAGATTTTAGCGCTGGTGCTATGGAGAACTGGGGTCTTGTCACCTATCGTGAAACTGCCTTACTCTATGCCGAAAATGTTTCATCCCTAGAAAGCAAACAACGTGTCGCTTCTGTCATAGCCCATGAGCTGGCCCATCAATGGTTTGGCAATTTGGTCACAATGAAATGGTGGCAGGATCTGTGGTTAAATGAAGGTTTCGCCACTTATGTAGCCAGCTTGGGTATCCAGCATATCAATCCTGATTGGCGTGCACTGGAAAAAGAGTCCGTTGATAATACTTTGGCCATTTTCAAGCTAGACGCGCTCAAGAGCAGTCATCCAATTTCACAGCAGATAAATCATACTAacaaaattgcagaaattttcgACTCGATCTCGTACAAAAAGGGTTCAACCGTTCTACGCATGATGCATCTCTTTCTCGGCGATGAGGCATTTCGCGCCGGCTTACATTATTACCTCAAGAAACACGCTTACGCCAATGCAGAACAAGATGATCTCTGGTCCGCACTTACGGAGGCAGCACACAAATACCGTACATTACCTAAGTCTTTCGACATCAAAACCATCATGGATTCGTGGACATTGCAAACTGGTTACCCAATCATTACTGTAACCCGCGATTATGAACGTAAAATAGCCAAAGTGACACAAATGCGATATTTACTCGATACAGTCGTCTCCCGGAATGCCGAGCGCAACTGTTGGTGGGTGCCGTTAAGCCACACTTCCCAAAATGAGAATAACTTTGCCGATACTACACCGAAAAACTGGCTACAGTGTAGCGAAATGAGTGAGCCCGTCACGAAGACACTTAGGGATATGCCCAGCCAAGATGAATGGATCCTTTTCAACGTTCAAATGTCAGGTCTGTACAAAGTTAAGTATGACGGACGCAATTGGAATATGTTGATTGAGACACTGACCAGTGAGGCTTATGAAAAGATCCATGTGATCAATCGTGCGCATCTCATCGACGATGCTTTGACATTAGCTTGGACAGGTGATCAGGATTATGAAATCGCAATGCGTTTGATTGAGTACTTGGTGCGTGAACGAGAGTACATACCGTGGAAGGCCGCTCTAGACAATTTACGTGATGTTAATAGAATTTTGCGACAAACTCCAGATTACGAGTACTTTAAG AAATACATGCGCAAAATACTCGCCCCTATTTACGTTTACCTCGGCGGCTTGAATGTGACCAACGAAGCCAACGTCGCGCCACACACTATTCTCCACAAAGAGCTCATTGCCAGCTGGGCTTGCCGCTTTGAAGTAGAAGATTGCATACCACGCGCACAGCATTACTTCAAGCAATGGCGCGGCGTACCTAATCCCGACGAATATAATCCAGTACCGAAGGATTTGCGCTCGGTCATCTATTGCACATCCATACGTCATGGCAATGAGGATGATTGGCAATTCCTTTGGGCACGTTACAAAAACTCCAATGTAGCAGCTGAGAAGCGTACCATTATTTCCGCGCTGGGTTGCTCACGCGAAATTTGGATTCTACAACGTTATCTAGAATGGGCATTCGACAGCGAGAAGCATATACGTAGACAGGATTCCACCTTTGCTTTTGGTGCTGTGGCGCATGGAGAAGTTGGCTTCCATTTAGCCCGTAACTATTTCGTCAACAACATTGAGTTCCTGCATGAGTA CTATGAACCCAACGGCTCAGAGCTTCGACGCCTACTCTCTCCTATCGCCAGTCAAATGAGTAGTGAACGTGAATACGAGACAATGCGGACGTTCTGTGATGAAAACAAGCAGCTGCTACGCAAGGTCGAACAGGGAGTCCAACAAGCTTTGGAAACAATCAAGATAAACGCGCAGTGGAAGGAACGTAACTTAAATGAGATCTCACGTCATCTGCGCAGTCGTGTAACAGATAACGTTTGGGCTGCAAACCCAATATAA
- the LOC128871837 gene encoding aminopeptidase Ey-like isoform X2, whose product MITRLRYLCVALSFMGIASRVVAFTATDALELESENSAVQLATSRYNHFRLPRSIKPQKYTLHVITHLENPENLTFVGEVAIHLIALEDTSNITLHALNLTINSNEILLHNLHAEESEQKNCVHATEINAYHDYYIMYLCEPLRKGREYILTMPFSSILNLNLRGYYRSSYVDRASNLTRWLAVTQFEPASARLAFPCFDEPDYKAKFVVILGHDKKYTALSNMPLKETRPMADKKDWVWSEFEESVPMSTYLVAYTINDFAYVNSETSLKNKVQFRTWARPDAIDQCNYAAEVGPKVLQYYEDIFNIKFPLDKIDEIAIPDFSAGAMENWGLVTYRETALLYAENVSSLESKQRVASVIAHELAHQWFGNLVTMKWWQDLWLNEGFATYVASLGIQHINPDWRALEKESVDNTLAIFKLDALKSSHPISQQINHTNKIAEIFDSISYKKGSTVLRMMHLFLGDEAFRAGLHYYLKKHAYANAEQDDLWSALTEAAHKYRTLPKSFDIKTIMDSWTLQTGYPIITVTRDYERKIAKVTQMRYLLDTVVSRNAERNCWWVPLSHTSQNENNFADTTPKNWLQCSEMSEPVTKTLRDMPSQDEWILFNVQMSGLYKVKYDGRNWNMLIETLTSEAYEKIHVINRAHLIDDALTLAWTGDQDYEIAMRLIEYLVREREYIPWKAALDNLRDVNRILRQTPDYEYFKKYMRKILAPIYVYLGGLNVTNEANVAPHTILHKELIASWACRFEVEDCIPRAQHYFKQWRGVPNPDEYNPVPKDLRSVIYCTSIRHGNEDDWQFLWARYKNSNVAAEKRTIISALGCSREIWILQRYLEWAFDSEKHIRRQDSTFAFGAVAHGEVGFHLARNYFVNNIEFLHEYYEPNGSELRRLLSPIASQMSSEREYETMRTFCDENKQLLRKVEQGVQQALETIKINAQWKERNLNEISRHLRSRVTDNVWAANPI is encoded by the exons ATGATTACCCGACTACGCTATCTCTGCGTAGCTTTGTCCTTCATGGGCATTGCTTCCCGAGTAGTCGCTTTCACCGCCACAGACGCCCTCGAACTAGAGAGTGAAAACTCAGCAGTGCAACTCGCTACTAGCCGTTACAACCACTTCCGTCTGCCCAGATCGATCAAACCACAAAAATACACATTACATGTGATCACACATCTTGAGAATCCCGAAAATCTCACATTTGTCGGTGAAGTTGCAATACATTTGATAGCGCTTGAGGATACAAGCAACATAACGCTGCATGCGCTCAATCTTACCATCAATAGCAACGAAATATTGCTGCACAATCTGCATGCCGAGGAGAGTGAACAGAAGAATTGTGTGCATGCCACGGAAATAAATGCCTACCATGACTACTACATCATGTATTTGTGCGAACCATTACGCAAGGGCAGGGAATACATACTCACCATGCCATTCTCGagtattttgaatttgaacttgCGTGGCTATTATCGCAGTTCATATGTAGATCGTGCGAGTAATCTAACTAG ATGGCTTGCCGTCACACAATTCGAACCAGCTTCAGCTCGTTTGGCATTTCCGTGCTTCGACGAGCCGGACTACAAAGCAAAATTTGTTGTTATACTTGGACATGATAAGAAGTACACAGCACTGAGTAATATGCCACTGAAGGAGACTCGTCCcat GGCCGACAAAAAGGATTGGGTATGGAGCGAGTTCGAAGAGTCAGTGCCCATGTCGACCTATCTAGTCGCTTATACTATCAACGATTTCGCATATGTAAACTCGGAAACTAGTTTAAAGAACAAGGTGCAATTTCGCACTTGGGCACGTCCAGACGCCATTGATCAGTGCAATTATGCGGCCGAGGTTGGTCCTAAAGTGTTGCAATACTATGAGGATATCTTCAATATAAAATTCCCTTTGGATAAAATTGATGAGATCGCTATACCAGATTTTAGCGCTGGTGCTATGGAGAACTGGGGTCTTGTCACCTATCGTGAAACTGCCTTACTCTATGCCGAAAATGTTTCATCCCTAGAAAGCAAACAACGTGTCGCTTCTGTCATAGCCCATGAGCTGGCCCATCAATGGTTTGGCAATTTGGTCACAATGAAATGGTGGCAGGATCTGTGGTTAAATGAAGGTTTCGCCACTTATGTAGCCAGCTTGGGTATCCAGCATATCAATCCTGATTGGCGTGCACTGGAAAAAGAGTCCGTTGATAATACTTTGGCCATTTTCAAGCTAGACGCGCTCAAGAGCAGTCATCCAATTTCACAGCAGATAAATCATACTAacaaaattgcagaaattttcgACTCGATCTCGTACAAAAAGGGTTCAACCGTTCTACGCATGATGCATCTCTTTCTCGGCGATGAGGCATTTCGCGCCGGCTTACATTATTACCTCAAGAAACACGCTTACGCCAATGCAGAACAAGATGATCTCTGGTCCGCACTTACGGAGGCAGCACACAAATACCGTACATTACCTAAGTCTTTCGACATCAAAACCATCATGGATTCGTGGACATTGCAAACTGGTTACCCAATCATTACTGTAACCCGCGATTATGAACGTAAAATAGCCAAAGTGACACAAATGCGATATTTACTCGATACAGTCGTCTCCCGGAATGCCGAGCGCAACTGTTGGTGGGTGCCGTTAAGCCACACTTCCCAAAATGAGAATAACTTTGCCGATACTACACCGAAAAACTGGCTACAGTGTAGCGAAATGAGTGAGCCCGTCACGAAGACACTTAGGGATATGCCCAGCCAAGATGAATGGATCCTTTTCAACGTTCAAATGTCAGGTCTGTACAAAGTTAAGTATGACGGACGCAATTGGAATATGTTGATTGAGACACTGACCAGTGAGGCTTATGAAAAGATCCATGTGATCAATCGTGCGCATCTCATCGACGATGCTTTGACATTAGCTTGGACAGGTGATCAGGATTATGAAATCGCAATGCGTTTGATTGAGTACTTGGTGCGTGAACGAGAGTACATACCGTGGAAGGCCGCTCTAGACAATTTACGTGATGTTAATAGAATTTTGCGACAAACTCCAGATTACGAGTACTTTAAG AAATACATGCGCAAAATACTCGCCCCTATTTACGTTTACCTCGGCGGCTTGAATGTGACCAACGAAGCCAACGTCGCGCCACACACTATTCTCCACAAAGAGCTCATTGCCAGCTGGGCTTGCCGCTTTGAAGTAGAAGATTGCATACCACGCGCACAGCATTACTTCAAGCAATGGCGCGGCGTACCTAATCCCGACGAATATAATCCAGTACCGAAGGATTTGCGCTCGGTCATCTATTGCACATCCATACGTCATGGCAATGAGGATGATTGGCAATTCCTTTGGGCACGTTACAAAAACTCCAATGTAGCAGCTGAGAAGCGTACCATTATTTCCGCGCTGGGTTGCTCACGCGAAATTTGGATTCTACAACGTTATCTAGAATGGGCATTCGACAGCGAGAAGCATATACGTAGACAGGATTCCACCTTTGCTTTTGGTGCTGTGGCGCATGGAGAAGTTGGCTTCCATTTAGCCCGTAACTATTTCGTCAACAACATTGAGTTCCTGCATGAGTA CTATGAACCCAACGGCTCAGAGCTTCGACGCCTACTCTCTCCTATCGCCAGTCAAATGAGTAGTGAACGTGAATACGAGACAATGCGGACGTTCTGTGATGAAAACAAGCAGCTGCTACGCAAGGTCGAACAGGGAGTCCAACAAGCTTTGGAAACAATCAAGATAAACGCGCAGTGGAAGGAACGTAACTTAAATGAGATCTCACGTCATCTGCGCAGTCGTGTAACAGATAACGTTTGGGCTGCAAACCCAATATAA